In the genome of Dermacentor silvarum isolate Dsil-2018 chromosome 1, BIME_Dsil_1.4, whole genome shotgun sequence, one region contains:
- the LOC125939973 gene encoding adult-specific rigid cuticular protein 15.7-like: protein MIAKVATILSLAAMAAAGAIAPHGGFSTTHRKQDDFGRYSFGYNVVNGLGARNSRYETGAAYGPVVGSYSLADIDGRARRVDYVADKLGFRAVVRTNEPGTKTSLAAAAPYVSAKGPVVPSAGFGGGYFPFAGGYGGYGGFYG, encoded by the exons ATGATCGCAAAG GTGGCAACCATCCTGAGCCTAGCAGCAATGGCTGCAGCCGGAGCCATAGCACCACACGGAGGTTTTAGTACAACTCACCGGAAGCAAGAT GACTTCGGGCGCTACAGCTTCGGCTACAACGTGGTGAACGGCCTGGGCGCCAGGAACAGCCGCTACGAGACCGGCGCGGCATATGGACCCGTAGTGGGCAGCTACAGCCTCGCCGACATCGATGGCCGCGCCCGTCGCGTCGATTACGTGGCCGACAAACTCGGCTTCCGCGCCGTGGTGCGCACCAATGAGCCTGGCACCAAGACGAGCCTGGCCGCCGCCGCGCCCTACGTGTCCGCCAAGGGACCTGTAGTACCTTCGGCTGGATTCGGAGGAGGATACTTCCCCTTCGCTGGTGGCTACGGAGGCTACGGAGGCTTCTACGGCTGA